CTGTGGCACTTTCCTCACGCTCGCGCGCACTGGGCGTTACCCAGCCGTCTGGTTCTTGGGAGCCCGGACTTTCCTCAGGGTCGTTTGCTAACCACCCTGCAACTGCCTCGCCTACTTTCTCCTCAGCTTCATTATATCATTTACTTGCTATGTTTTCTGGTTTTCAAATACATATTGTTTGTAGCGATCGCTAACCTGCAAAAAACCGAGATTGACCAACTGTTCGGTACCTTGAAGTTTGATAGAATGTCCTTCGCAGTACAAATTTAAGGATGGATTTTTTTGTAGCGTATTTTTATAACTTTTGTATTCAGCCGAGTTGTTGTAGTATTGTCCGCTAGCAACGGCTTGCTTAACTTTCTGGTAAAAATTTCCTATAAATTTATAATGATAAAGAACGCAATTAAAATCAGCTACTTTTGCCCAACTAACAAAATGAAGCCTGACCATATAGAGTTTTGGGTTGGGTTTGATTAAAGAAAATTTGGAAATCAATGGAAGAACATCAAAAATTCTTTTTCTGACACCACCATAATGCAATTTCACTGAATTAAAATCAATCTCATTTTCCAATCCAGGAGGTATATCTCTTTTTTCAATTGTATCTATGTCAAACCAATAATGCGATTTAATATATTGATTTTCCTCCATATCCGAAGATATAGGATGTTCGGGATACATATCCAACATTTGGTTCAAAACAGCCGTATATTGATTGTTTTCTAGGTATTTAACAAAGTCTTTTAAAGAAATTCGATCGGAATAAGGATAATCAAAAAATTCATCGCAATCTGCTATAAGGCACCAGCAATTAAAAGAATATTTATGAATTAAATATTGCAACATATTATATTTATTTTTACGAAATGGAAGCAAACAACGCAAAATTGTCACCCGATCGTATTGAGACGCAATCTCTATAGTGCGATCGGTTGAACCATTATCCATGAATATAATATGCTTGAAATCCGCTTCTAAATAATGTTGAATAAATCGATCTATATATTTTTCAGCATCTTTAACAATACAAATCACAATACAGTCTAATTGCTCTCGTTCTATTCTTTTATACCCGTAAATATGTTTGGTATTCCATTTTGTTTTTAAGTATCCTTTTCTTTTGATAAATTGGCGCTTTATCGAAGAAAGCTTGTCTTTTATATTTTTATTTTGTAGCAAAAAATTCATAACCAATATCCATTTTTTATTGTCGTATAGCGATCGATATCACCTTTATTTTATATTTTACCTCGCAAATAATAGATGTAGCTCAAAAAGCTACTCCAAAGAAATTTTCGCTCAACATCAATTTCTAGATTCTTGCCAAAGCTTCCTTGATGTTTCCATACATACATAATCCATCGACGAAAACTCCCCAAAAAACCTTTCAGAAAAATAAAGGGTTTGTGCCAAAATTTTGTAGCTGCGATCGCTCGAAGGCGCGAAGTAACCAAACCGCCATTGTAGGCAAGCGATAGTAAATATTCCTTTTCCAAACGTGAAGCTGACATTTTATGTTGAATGACCATTTCAGGATTGTACCAAATTTCCCATCCTCCTTTATGCATGTATAAAAGAACTTCGTATTCTTCCCCAGGTAGCATAGAACCACCCACTCTACCGACTAACCTAGTAGAAGCAGGAACGCATTCTTGCCATGCCTTTTTGCGTACCACCAATCCAGCACCAGGAGGCAAACGTAAATTTACAGGATCGAAAAGATGAACGCGATCGCCACGATCTTCAACTGCTAGAAAACGTTTGAGTTTGTCAAAATTTTCTGGAGGTGGTGTTTCAAACAATCCCTGAATTCTACTACCATAGGCACCAGCTTGGGGATGGTTTTCTCCAAAGTGAAAAGCTGCTGCTACCCAATCGGTTGCTGGCAAGTTATCATCATCAAGAAAACCAACATATTTGCCTTGGGATTCTTGAATCGCTTTTTGCCTAGCAAAAGCTAGTCCTTGCTTGCTTTCCCGACAATACCGCAATGGAACATTGTTCGGCCACTCATTTTGAAATTCTTTGACAACTTCGGCTGTATTGTCGTTGCTGTTGTTATCTACGACTAAAATTTCCCAAGCAATATCTTCGGTACTGGTTTGCGATCGCAGTTTTTGCAAAACTTGCGGAAACCTTGTTGCTCCGTTGTAAGTTGGAATAGCGACTGTGAAATCCACCATAACTACAGGCTCTTAAATCAAGATCGGGAAACTACATGTAAATTTTTCTAAACTTTTTAAAATTTTCTCAAACACAAACGCCACTTAAAATAAAATTATATGCAATTGCGACAAAAATTGTAACAACCAATAAAAGCTGTACCAGTAGCGCTAGTAGATGCTATATTTTTATGTTAATATCATACCTACTATATTATACTCTAGAGCGATTGCCTTAAACATAAAAAGCTTTATAATTCCCTTATATGATTATATGCAAAGAAGAAAAGTAATTTTAATGAATAATAAAAATTAAAATTGGTATTGGGTGATTTATTTATATGGTTAAAATTGTAGTAAAAAAAATATACAAAGATTGTAACGATCTTTGATGGCGTTCATTTAAGGAGTTGGAAAATCATGGCAAATGAATATCTAAGCAAACCTAGAATGATAAGTTATTACAACCAAAAGAGGATAATTAACGCTTTAGGAAAAAAAGTGACAACAATTTTAGAAGTAGGAGTTTTCAATTCTTTATTTTCAAATATTCTTTCCTTAGAAGGTTATCAAGTAACAAGAGCCGATTTTGATTCTACATTAAATCCAGATATGATCCTAGATTTACAAAGTGATTTTGAGCTTCCTAAAAACACTTTTGATGCAATTGTTGTATTTCAAGTACTCGAACATATTCCTTATGAAGATTTTGAAAAAGCAATCAAAAAATTAGCAGAAGCAACAAACAAATTTTTAGTTATATCTCTTCCTTATAGTAGCGAATATTTATCGCTTAATTTTCGTTCTTCCTTTAATCGAGATTTTCGAGGAGTTATGCTTCAAATCCCTAAGTTTTGGAGTACGAAACCACTGGTAGATGACGAACATTACTGGGAAATTGGACTAAAAGGATATCCGAAAAAACGTATTGTTCGTTCTTTAGAACAAACGGGACTTAAAATCCGAAGACAATATCAAGATAAACTCCAACCGTATCATTATTTTTTCGTTCTTGAAAAATAACAACAATGGTCTTCATATTATTGAACCATTTTAAAAATTGTGAAAACATCAACATATTGTTTTCATTGCTAGTTTAACATGTTGCAAGTTTTACAGTGACTCCTCAAACTTCCTCAAGATTCCAGTCGCGATCGCTTGTGTAAAAAGGAATTGAAAAGGAGAAAAATCCAGTTTTAATAGCATCCAGCGTTTCTGGGGTCATTTTTTGTTTCCAGGCTTGATACATTTGGGCACTGTATCGTGCAGTGCTGTATGGATCGTTATCTTGAGGGGATGAATAACTTTTACTAGCAATCTTTCCCTCAACGTTTTTATCCCATTGTAAGCCAGCAAATGAAAAGAGACGCTGAAAATTTGATATGGGATCCAAACATAAGTTTTCATATAGAACAATTTTATGGTTGGGATATTCTTGCAAAGCCATTGAGGCAATTTGTAAAGCTGCACCTTGTAAAGCACCATATTGTTCCCACGGATTTTGAGAAATTTGACGTTTTAACTGCTGCTGGACCAAATTTTTCTGTTGGTGGGTCAAGCGATCGTAAAAACGAGAAAAAGCATTTTCCTCAAACCATCCCAAACGGGCAAAGCTAAGGGCTACAGCTGCAGGATGCCGTACTAAAAAGATTATATATGGTTGGTACCTATTGATAAACCATTCTAAAGCACAAGGATTTACCTCCTTAATAACTACATGATAACTCTTTTCCTGAGAAATCCAATCTTGCCGACGACCACCAACAATTTCACCACGGAAAGTTGGCCATCCATGAAATGCCAGATCGGCAAATATTTGATAATCTTTTGGTGGTGTTTTTGGATCGATGCCAACAATAGTAGGTCGGCGATTGCTGAAATTGAGACGACTTTGGGTGATAGGTTCTCGCAAGTATCGTACGTTTGATGCGCTACTCAATACATCACCTACCCAGCTAGAACCACTACGAGGTAAAGAAACAACCAATATCGTTGGTTCTTCCGTGTTAGGAGGAGAAAAAAGGTTTGTCTTTTTTGTTAAAAACAATCCGAATTTACCAGCCTGTTTCCACACATATGTACTAAGTTGAGCTCTCAATCTTTTCGCTAGAGGATATTTAATTTTATTTTTATTTTTAGGAGTATACATAAAAAATAATACAATACTTATTTAACAGAAAAATACCTCCTATTCAAAATCTGAAAACCCATCTTTTACATGACGATTGCGGTATCGCTAGGCTGGCAACTTTCATGGGAAATGCTTTTGTCTTGGATATACTTTTTGTATGGCTCTCGCTGAAACCATTATACCCTGTTTCCATAGATGGATAACTCTATTTTGAATTTTCGTGCTGCCATGTTTGCGGTGGGGTAACGGGAAGTTCTACAACAAACGC
Above is a window of Geitlerinema sp. PCC 9228 DNA encoding:
- the hpsE gene encoding hormogonium polysaccharide biosynthesis glycosyltransferase HpsE — translated: MVDFTVAIPTYNGATRFPQVLQKLRSQTSTEDIAWEILVVDNNSNDNTAEVVKEFQNEWPNNVPLRYCRESKQGLAFARQKAIQESQGKYVGFLDDDNLPATDWVAAAFHFGENHPQAGAYGSRIQGLFETPPPENFDKLKRFLAVEDRGDRVHLFDPVNLRLPPGAGLVVRKKAWQECVPASTRLVGRVGGSMLPGEEYEVLLYMHKGGWEIWYNPEMVIQHKMSASRLEKEYLLSLAYNGGLVTSRLRAIAATKFWHKPFIFLKGFLGSFRRWIMYVWKHQGSFGKNLEIDVERKFLWSSFLSYIYYLRGKI
- a CDS encoding methyltransferase domain-containing protein, which gives rise to MANEYLSKPRMISYYNQKRIINALGKKVTTILEVGVFNSLFSNILSLEGYQVTRADFDSTLNPDMILDLQSDFELPKNTFDAIVVFQVLEHIPYEDFEKAIKKLAEATNKFLVISLPYSSEYLSLNFRSSFNRDFRGVMLQIPKFWSTKPLVDDEHYWEIGLKGYPKKRIVRSLEQTGLKIRRQYQDKLQPYHYFFVLEK
- a CDS encoding sulfotransferase; this translates as MYTPKNKNKIKYPLAKRLRAQLSTYVWKQAGKFGLFLTKKTNLFSPPNTEEPTILVVSLPRSGSSWVGDVLSSASNVRYLREPITQSRLNFSNRRPTIVGIDPKTPPKDYQIFADLAFHGWPTFRGEIVGGRRQDWISQEKSYHVVIKEVNPCALEWFINRYQPYIIFLVRHPAAVALSFARLGWFEENAFSRFYDRLTHQQKNLVQQQLKRQISQNPWEQYGALQGAALQIASMALQEYPNHKIVLYENLCLDPISNFQRLFSFAGLQWDKNVEGKIASKSYSSPQDNDPYSTARYSAQMYQAWKQKMTPETLDAIKTGFFSFSIPFYTSDRDWNLEEV
- a CDS encoding glycosyltransferase family 2 protein, with amino-acid sequence MNFLLQNKNIKDKLSSIKRQFIKRKGYLKTKWNTKHIYGYKRIEREQLDCIVICIVKDAEKYIDRFIQHYLEADFKHIIFMDNGSTDRTIEIASQYDRVTILRCLLPFRKNKYNMLQYLIHKYSFNCWCLIADCDEFFDYPYSDRISLKDFVKYLENNQYTAVLNQMLDMYPEHPISSDMEENQYIKSHYWFDIDTIEKRDIPPGLENEIDFNSVKLHYGGVRKRIFDVLPLISKFSLIKPNPKLYMVRLHFVSWAKVADFNCVLYHYKFIGNFYQKVKQAVASGQYYNNSAEYKSYKNTLQKNPSLNLYCEGHSIKLQGTEQLVNLGFLQVSDRYKQYVFENQKT